A part of Deltaproteobacteria bacterium genomic DNA contains:
- a CDS encoding alpha-glucan phosphorylase has translation EGYSPDLGWAIGSGETYGDPEEQDRVECEALYNLLENEIVPLFHDRDRGGLPRAWIAMMKASIRKLGATFNTHRMVEEYTEMSYLPAHRAGSRLAANDHSAARELAAWRERTASAWPGVTIRVEEKRKQKEMRVGDTVGVAVRVRLGGLTPADVAVEIRYGFYDAAGEVRMGTILSARPDGRDGDEEIYRVEIPCAGSGRYGFAARVLPRHPYLANVLTPLRMTWEEAVPGA, from the coding sequence ACGAGGGGTACTCCCCCGACCTCGGGTGGGCGATCGGGAGCGGGGAGACGTACGGCGACCCGGAAGAGCAGGACCGGGTGGAGTGCGAGGCCCTCTACAACCTCCTCGAGAACGAGATCGTCCCCCTGTTCCACGATCGGGACCGCGGAGGGCTGCCGCGCGCCTGGATCGCGATGATGAAGGCGTCGATCCGGAAGCTGGGCGCGACCTTCAACACCCACCGGATGGTCGAGGAGTACACGGAGATGTCGTACCTCCCGGCCCACCGCGCGGGTTCACGGCTTGCCGCGAACGATCATTCCGCCGCCCGGGAGCTGGCCGCGTGGCGGGAACGCACCGCGTCGGCGTGGCCGGGGGTCACGATCCGGGTCGAGGAGAAGCGGAAGCAGAAGGAGATGCGGGTGGGGGACACGGTGGGAGTCGCCGTCCGGGTACGCCTGGGGGGCCTCACCCCCGCCGATGTCGCCGTCGAGATCCGTTACGGCTTCTACGATGCCGCCGGGGAGGTGCGCATGGGGACCATCCTGTCGGCGCGTCCCGACGGGCGCGATGGCGACGAGGAGATCTACCGGGTGGAGATCCCATGCGCGGGCAGCGGCCGGTACGGGTTCGCCGCGCGGGTCCTTCCGCGGCACCCGTACCTCGCGAACGTCCTCACCCCCCTGCGGATGACATGGGAGGAGGCGGTTCCCGGCGCTTGA
- a CDS encoding TIGR04283 family arsenosugar biosynthesis glycosyltransferase, protein MNWRGISVIIPALDEETSIARTIRSCREAGPCEVIVVDGGSRDRTVEIARRRADAVIAAPCGRASQMNAGAALARREVLLFLHADTLLPGGAVPAVLGALQDPAVIGGAFRVRLAASAGAGRYVRAALGITGRMIGARAAVSRSYSGDQAIFVRAEAFRVVGGYPEIPLMEDVELSRRMRRAGKTVLLPLRVETSGRRWEAWGPLRAVLFMWRVRIGHLLGRTPSRCAEAYRRGPALKRREPPPPMSSAGG, encoded by the coding sequence GTGAACTGGCGGGGGATCTCGGTGATCATCCCCGCGCTGGACGAGGAGACGTCGATCGCCCGCACGATCCGGTCGTGCCGGGAGGCGGGGCCGTGCGAGGTGATCGTCGTCGACGGGGGGAGCCGGGACCGCACGGTGGAGATCGCGCGCCGTCGGGCCGACGCCGTGATCGCCGCGCCGTGCGGGAGGGCGTCGCAGATGAACGCGGGCGCGGCCCTCGCCCGCCGGGAGGTCCTCCTCTTCCTGCACGCGGACACCCTCCTGCCCGGGGGAGCGGTCCCCGCCGTGCTCGGCGCGCTGCAAGACCCGGCGGTGATCGGCGGCGCCTTCCGCGTCCGCCTGGCCGCGTCCGCCGGCGCAGGCCGGTACGTCCGTGCGGCGCTCGGGATCACGGGGCGGATGATCGGGGCGCGGGCGGCCGTGTCGCGCTCGTACAGCGGAGACCAGGCGATCTTCGTGCGGGCGGAGGCGTTCCGCGTCGTCGGCGGCTACCCGGAGATCCCGCTGATGGAGGACGTCGAGCTGTCGCGGCGGATGCGGCGGGCGGGAAAGACGGTCCTGCTGCCGCTGCGCGTGGAAACGTCGGGACGGCGATGGGAGGCGTGGGGGCCCTTGAGGGCCGTCCTGTTCATGTGGCGCGTCCGGATCGGCCACCTCCTCGGGAGGACGCCGTCGCGATGCGCCGAAGCGTACCGTCGCGGACCGGCGCTCAAGCGCCGGGAACCGCCTCCTCCCATGTCATCCGCAGGGGGGTGA
- a CDS encoding VTT domain-containing protein translates to MRERTGRDYLKLAAFLLLVAGAAYLLIYTPTGAMFRTHEGRKALVGKLDVLVQAAGPLGPVLFIFIYALGVLLLPATPFAIAGAVIFGKFHGMLYNLAADVLGASISFYLGRYFLHGVARGFLETRMPWLDRKAAEDGFSVIFYLRIFWFPFIVLNYAAGATRIRFRDYFLGTVLGVLPAVFLFTYFVGAMKEVLATYRRPADLLTFDLLFPVLLLVFSFFLPTLLKRLRKGRELLP, encoded by the coding sequence GTGCGTGAACGGACGGGGAGGGACTACCTCAAGCTCGCCGCCTTCCTTCTCCTCGTCGCGGGCGCCGCGTACCTCCTGATCTACACACCGACGGGCGCCATGTTCCGGACGCACGAGGGAAGGAAGGCGCTGGTCGGGAAACTGGACGTCCTCGTACAGGCCGCGGGGCCGCTGGGGCCCGTGCTCTTCATTTTCATCTACGCGCTGGGCGTGCTCTTGCTCCCCGCCACCCCGTTCGCAATCGCCGGGGCGGTCATCTTCGGAAAATTCCACGGGATGCTGTACAACCTCGCAGCGGATGTGCTCGGGGCCTCGATCTCATTCTACCTCGGGAGATACTTCCTTCACGGGGTCGCCCGCGGGTTCCTCGAGACGAGGATGCCGTGGCTCGACCGGAAAGCGGCCGAGGACGGGTTCTCGGTGATCTTCTACCTGCGGATCTTCTGGTTCCCCTTCATCGTCCTCAACTACGCCGCCGGGGCGACGCGGATCCGTTTCCGTGACTATTTCCTCGGGACGGTGCTGGGGGTGCTCCCGGCCGTCTTCCTCTTCACGTACTTCGTGGGGGCGATGAAGGAGGTCCTCGCCACGTACCGGCGGCCGGCGGACCTGCTGACGTTCGACCTGCTCTTCCCCGTCCTCCTCCTCGTCTTCTCCTTCTTCCTCCCCACCCTCCTGAAGCGCCTCCGCAAGGGCCGCGAACTCCTGCCGTGA
- a CDS encoding DUF3332 domain-containing protein codes for MRGSRFGKGIALVLVAAVGALSAGCFGKFQLTRKLYDINQSIDEKYVRSAATWLFVIPYAVTGLLDFVIFNVIEFWTGENPVAEAKVTKVYAQGNEKAVLTLSRDGSATVAVIERYEGERLVSTLRVRDDGRGKVAAVETAAGGKVREVSAVAASDGSVDVTVATAAGTGTERIAAPAVRAQRTHAARIASEGAQASRGAAGTIPLAAAARVPAYGG; via the coding sequence ATGCGAGGGAGCCGGTTCGGGAAGGGGATCGCGCTGGTGCTGGTGGCGGCGGTGGGGGCGCTCTCCGCAGGGTGCTTCGGGAAGTTCCAGCTGACGCGAAAACTGTACGACATCAATCAGTCGATCGACGAGAAGTACGTCCGCAGCGCGGCAACGTGGTTGTTCGTCATCCCGTACGCCGTGACCGGACTCCTGGACTTCGTCATCTTCAACGTGATCGAGTTCTGGACGGGCGAGAACCCCGTCGCCGAAGCAAAGGTGACGAAGGTGTACGCGCAGGGGAACGAGAAGGCGGTCCTCACCCTCTCCCGCGACGGTTCCGCGACGGTGGCGGTGATCGAGCGGTACGAAGGGGAGAGGCTCGTCTCCACCCTTCGGGTCCGCGACGACGGGCGGGGAAAGGTCGCCGCGGTCGAGACGGCGGCGGGAGGGAAGGTCCGCGAGGTTTCCGCGGTCGCGGCGTCCGACGGGTCGGTGGACGTGACGGTGGCCACGGCGGCGGGAACGGGCACGGAGAGGATCGCGGCGCCAGCGGTCCGGGCGCAGAGAACGCACGCGGCCCGGATCGCGTCGGAAGGTGCGCAGGCGTCGCGGGGAGCCGCGGGGACGATCCCCCTGGCCGCCGCCGCGCGGGTCCCGGCGTACGGGGGCTGA
- a CDS encoding HAMP domain-containing histidine kinase yields the protein MKFPGIPLRDRGLQFKLTMVMLILFACSLGSVYIPYIFGRNALKRDLENSFLELSNAISISVDQLTTPGASEEDRLYHYVESLKKTGIREVSIVGEDMGVIDSTNPKAIGRPAKIKLPPEKLVINATFGDSSGEKIQPRDLVIPVKVVGDTLGYIHMRLKIDDFTEPIRRNLYLRLFSTLLIFSGGLVLAVIISAHYVSPVVRLAHAAETVAAGDLSQELPVEGKDEVGRLTRSFNEMIVRLRQNRALEEAVRENQYLTHLGKLSSGMAHEIRNPLNFIGLAVDHLGAMAEGKGAAGEAEKRQVIGRIKEEIGRLNELVTNFILYGRPPELHRVTVRIPELVVGVLRMAEERLRAQSISCRTEFGDAGEIHADPDMLRRALVNLVGNAVDAMPNGGTLSVSAGPRPDGRTSVVVEDTGIGITPEDRERIFEPYFTTKASGLGLGLVLTKKIVDAHGGEIFVDSTPGKGTRIEVALPVAPPAEGAHG from the coding sequence ATGAAGTTTCCAGGCATTCCGTTGCGCGACCGCGGGCTGCAGTTCAAGCTGACGATGGTCATGTTGATCCTCTTCGCATGCTCCCTCGGGTCGGTGTACATCCCGTACATTTTCGGGCGGAACGCGCTGAAGAGGGACCTCGAGAACAGCTTCCTCGAACTTTCCAACGCGATCAGCATCAGCGTCGACCAGTTGACGACGCCGGGCGCCTCCGAGGAGGATCGCCTGTACCATTACGTGGAATCGCTGAAGAAAACGGGGATCCGCGAAGTGTCGATCGTCGGCGAGGACATGGGCGTGATCGACAGCACCAACCCCAAGGCGATCGGCCGGCCGGCGAAGATCAAGCTGCCGCCCGAAAAACTGGTGATCAATGCGACGTTCGGCGATAGTTCGGGGGAGAAGATCCAGCCCCGGGACCTCGTGATTCCGGTCAAGGTGGTGGGGGACACCCTCGGTTACATCCACATGCGATTGAAGATCGACGATTTCACCGAGCCGATCCGGCGGAACCTCTACCTGCGCCTCTTCAGCACCCTCCTCATCTTCTCGGGCGGGCTCGTCCTCGCGGTCATCATCTCCGCCCACTACGTCTCCCCCGTGGTGCGGCTGGCGCACGCCGCCGAGACCGTGGCCGCCGGGGATCTTTCGCAGGAACTCCCCGTGGAGGGAAAGGACGAGGTGGGACGGCTCACCCGTTCCTTCAACGAGATGATCGTCCGGCTCCGGCAGAACCGGGCGCTCGAGGAGGCGGTCCGGGAGAACCAGTACCTGACGCATCTCGGGAAGCTCTCCTCGGGGATGGCCCACGAGATCCGCAACCCGCTCAACTTCATCGGGCTTGCGGTGGACCACCTTGGTGCGATGGCGGAGGGGAAAGGGGCCGCGGGGGAAGCGGAGAAACGCCAGGTGATCGGGCGGATCAAGGAGGAGATCGGGCGGCTGAACGAGCTGGTGACCAACTTCATCCTCTACGGACGTCCCCCCGAGTTGCATCGCGTGACCGTCCGGATCCCCGAGCTCGTGGTCGGGGTGCTGCGGATGGCGGAGGAGCGTCTCCGCGCGCAATCGATCTCCTGCCGCACGGAGTTCGGGGATGCCGGGGAGATCCACGCCGATCCCGACATGCTGCGGAGGGCGCTGGTGAACCTGGTGGGGAACGCCGTCGACGCGATGCCGAACGGCGGAACGCTGTCCGTTTCCGCGGGACCCCGGCCCGACGGGAGAACCTCCGTCGTCGTGGAGGACACGGGGATCGGCATCACGCCGGAAGACCGGGAACGGATCTTCGAACCGTACTTCACCACCAAGGCATCCGGGCTGGGGCTCGGGTTGGTCCTCACGAAGAAGATCGTCGACGCCCACGGGGGGGAGATCTTTGTGGATTCCACCCCCGGGAAGGGGACGCGGATCGAGGTTGCGCTTCCTGTGGCCCCCCCCGCGGAGGGGGCGCACGGATGA
- a CDS encoding sigma-54 dependent transcriptional regulator yields the protein MKGTILVVDDERNQREILGAILKSEGYIPLLASGGAEALRLLEREAVDLVITDLVMPGMTGEELIDAILARNPGMPILLSSAYGTIQTAVDAIKKGAYYYFEKPLDRARLLIIVERAIENLHLRESHRVLSEKLFPGAVPILGEHAAIREIKRILPRVARSESTILLTGESGTGKEVIARNVHSMSGRSAAPFLAVNCASLPDTLFESELFGHERGAFTGAVRREIGLFEAAGGGTIFLDEIAEIKLETQAKLLRALQEKEIRRIGGKENISVDVRIVAATNRDLDDAVREGKFRADLFYRLNIVKLTLPPLRDRISDIPLLAEHFLAKHGEKGVPPVREITKETMRLLMRYAWPGNIRELSSVVERAVVLAEGGKIRPEELPLELREGADAVPARAFDLPPQGVEFEKVEEHLLRQAVGRSGGVHTRGAELLRMSYKAYIYRLKKFGILPP from the coding sequence ATGAAGGGGACCATCCTCGTCGTCGACGATGAGCGAAACCAGCGGGAGATCCTCGGCGCGATCCTCAAGAGTGAAGGGTACATCCCGCTGCTGGCCTCCGGGGGGGCGGAGGCGCTGCGGCTCCTCGAGCGGGAGGCCGTCGACCTCGTGATCACCGACCTCGTCATGCCGGGGATGACGGGGGAGGAGCTGATCGACGCGATCCTCGCCCGCAACCCGGGGATGCCCATCCTGCTCAGCAGCGCCTACGGCACGATCCAGACGGCGGTCGACGCGATCAAGAAGGGGGCGTACTACTACTTCGAAAAGCCGCTCGACCGGGCCCGCCTGCTGATCATCGTCGAACGGGCCATCGAGAACCTGCACCTGCGCGAGTCGCATCGGGTGCTGTCGGAGAAGCTCTTCCCCGGCGCCGTCCCGATCCTCGGCGAGCATGCGGCGATCCGCGAGATCAAGCGGATCCTGCCGCGCGTCGCGCGGAGCGAGAGCACCATCCTCCTCACCGGCGAGAGCGGCACGGGGAAGGAGGTGATCGCCCGCAACGTCCATTCCATGAGCGGCCGCAGCGCCGCCCCGTTCCTCGCGGTCAACTGCGCCTCCCTCCCGGACACCCTGTTCGAGAGCGAGCTGTTCGGCCACGAGCGCGGGGCGTTCACCGGCGCGGTGCGCCGGGAGATCGGTCTATTCGAGGCCGCGGGAGGGGGGACGATCTTCCTCGACGAGATCGCCGAGATCAAGCTCGAGACCCAGGCGAAGCTGCTGCGCGCCTTGCAGGAAAAGGAGATCCGCCGGATCGGCGGCAAGGAGAACATCTCCGTCGACGTCCGGATCGTCGCGGCCACGAACCGGGATCTCGACGATGCCGTGCGGGAAGGGAAGTTCCGTGCGGACCTCTTCTATCGATTGAACATCGTGAAGCTCACCCTCCCGCCCCTGCGGGACCGGATCTCCGACATCCCCCTCCTTGCGGAGCACTTCCTCGCGAAGCACGGCGAGAAGGGCGTTCCCCCGGTGCGCGAGATCACGAAGGAGACGATGCGGCTCCTGATGCGGTACGCATGGCCCGGGAACATCCGCGAACTCTCCTCCGTCGTCGAGCGGGCGGTCGTCCTCGCGGAAGGCGGGAAGATCCGGCCCGAGGAGCTGCCGCTGGAACTGCGGGAGGGTGCGGATGCCGTCCCCGCGAGGGCGTTCGACCTTCCCCCCCAGGGGGTGGAGTTCGAGAAGGTCGAGGAGCACCTGTTGCGGCAGGCGGTGGGGCGTTCCGGGGGGGTTCACACCCGGGGGGCGGAGCTGCTCCGGATGAGCTACAAGGCGTACATCTACCGGTTGAAGAAGTTCGGGATCCTTCCTCCCTGA